Below is a genomic region from Silurus meridionalis isolate SWU-2019-XX chromosome 10, ASM1480568v1, whole genome shotgun sequence.
atgtacaagtTATTTTCAATTTTAAACTTCCATCAAAAAATAGACTGTGTTCTGCTAAAATAGTTTGTATAATTTCTACTTATTATTTCAGGGTCCGCAAGTGGAAATGGTGCGGGCAAAACCACAACATCACTATTCAGTGTGTCCAAGCTTAAACAAACGTCATACTGATGTGTAGACTTACAGTAAAACCAGCTTTTTTCAGGATGTGTCGTGATCACTGGGGCACTGTATTTGCTAAAACTGCCGGCTGCCCGGTAGCATTTTACACCTATTAAACTGACAaaactcattaaaaaatatCACTGAAACTGAAACAATGGCGATCGGTCCTGTTTCGGTGTCAATTGAAAATGGTTCAACATGATCGTCGTTGATTTGATTTGCAAAAGAATAAACCACTTCGTTGTTTGTACCATCGTCAATATCAGTAGCTTAAATCGAAATAACAGATGTAACATGTGGAGAATTTTCGTTAACACGGCAGGGGCGGACTGGCCATCTGGCAGATCGGGCATTTTCCCGCTTGACCGACGTACTTTTTAGGCCGAAACATCTCATTTTGTATGTGTCTGATCGGCCGAGAAAACTCTTATCAGCCTATTTTTTCTGCTTAATTAGTTGATGGCGGTGGGGTCTTTGCGGTGGTGTAATGTATTTGTCTAAAAAGTCAgcgtagggttttttttcccaaaaagaTCGCCACATGAGACATGAAATCAGCAgccaatttttttgttttgttttgttttattgacaTTGGACTGACCCAATCACACCTTAAAACAACTCCCATTTTGTGATCTCTGCGAGCGTGTAGGTCAGTGTGTATCTGTCAAAATAGtcagagatggagaagaaacgCAAGGGAGGCGCATAGAAATTGCACGAAAAAAAACAGCGGACAGACAGACGCTGTAGAATGAGTCAAAAGCACAGTGAGAAGGATAAAGATGGAGACTTTGCCTTCAGAGCAGTGGACAAGATGGCCTTAATGATAGCAAAGGCCAAACTGTTctgtgccatcagagaggcgaagcgggcacatgtggcagggcatccaggcgatcacaaaCTGTAAGACAACATCACCCACTcatgacgcctccctcccagatgcgctgaacatCTTCTACGCCCAgatcgaggtgcagaacaacatggcagcgaggactcatatgtacaaatactgttcatagacttcagctcagcattcaacacaatcattcctcagcacctgattaaaacacctccctctgtaactgcaTCCTgtacttcctgactgggagacctcagtcagtctggatcgggaacagcatctccagcaccaccacagtgagcactggggcccctcattgctgtgtgctcagtccactgctgttcactctgctgacttacgactgtgtagcaatgcacagctcaaaccacatcatcaagtttgctgatgacatgaCCATGGCTGGTCCCATCAGCAAGAaagatgagtcagcatacataGAGGAGGTacaacagttaacagcctggtgtaaaGCCagcaacctgtctctgaacattgacaaaatTAAAGAGATGTTGTTGATTTCAGGTGAATTCACTGATCATCAATGAATTATCTGTGGAGATcttcaagagcaccaaattccttggtatTCATCTTACGGAGAACTTCACTTTGTCGCTCAACATCAaatccatcaccaagaaagcccaccAGCATCTCTACTTTCTAAAAAGGCTAAAgtaagcccatctccctccccccatcctgcaCCGTcttggatcgcaagacccttcagaggatagtgaggacagatgagaagatcatcagagtctctcccccctctatcacagacatttacaccacacactgcaaagccaacagcattgtggatgaccccaTAAACCCCTTACACAGACTCTTCATCCTTCTGCCATAAGGGAAGCAGTTCTGAAGCATTCAGGCcaccacatccagactgtgcaacagtttcttcccttaAGCCATCAGGCTACTCAACACAGAATTGAactaaaactcacacacacacacacacacacacacacacacacacacacacacacacacacacacacacacacaactgtgttactgatctgtacaacccagactcaacacacactcgtactcacttcacacatcaatgtcttcagcaccacgcATACTATagtctattatttttttatgtgtaaaatcCCTGTTTTTCTAAAATCCCATGGTCTTGAAGATTTAGATTAAAATCCTTTGCTAGATTTCTGTTCCTGGTCACACTTGGTTACATAAACATGGAAGTGAAAACGTGCACTATTAGAGGCCATGTGCTTTGCAAAACCAATCATGGAGCAAGGAAAAATCGCTGACAAAATCATTATATCACGAATGCATAATAAGGCATTTAGAGCATCAACTGGTTTCACCTGCTATACATCCACAAAGGACCTTTTCCACCCAAATGgttactttttaatttaaacaaatgtatatatgcCAAAGACCGTGGATACAAAATTTGCAAGAGGTGAGACTTATTTCCCTTGCCTGACAAAAtgcaatgtatttttattgtatttattttttagattatttgtTTAAACTTCACCAGTGATTAAACATATGTTGAAAATTAGACATatgttaaaaaatgtcaaaaaaataacactatttcattCTTACCTTTCCATTAGTAGGAAGCGTCTGTGTTTTGTTAAAAGCATCCCCTTCATTGATACTTATCAGCTCTGCATCGGAAGGCAGAATTTGTGCAGGAAAAACCACTACATCACTCTTTAGTGTGTCCGAGCTAAAACACACGTCATACTGCTGTGTGGATTTGGAGTAAGACCAGCTTCCATCAGGATGTGTGTTGATCACTGGGGTCCTGTATCTGCTGAAACTACTGTCAGTCCTGCAGCATTTTACTGCAATTAAACTGATCACAGTCAGTAAAAATATTACTGAAACTGACACAATGGCAATCAGCAAATACATGTTTAAATCTGAGAAACTGTCCTCTTTTATCGGGGCATGTTTGAACTGAGTCTTTATGTCACCCGTGTGCTCAGACACAGACACATCAAAAGACACAGTGGTTGACAGTGAGGGCTCTCCATGATCAGACACCAAAATGACCAGTGGGTGAGTTTTCAGATCATTGTCACTCATTCTCCGTTTAGTCCTGATCTCTCCACTGCTGGTTCCTATCCGGAAGAGGTTGTTTCCTTTAGGTTCAGAGATGTGATAAGAAAGCAGTGCATTATATCCGGAATCTGAATCTACAGCTCTGATTTTGGCAACAAAGTAGCCCGCTTCAGCAGAATAGGGAATGTTCTCAGAGTAAACAGATCCATGATCAGAGTAAGGAACAAGAATCCCAGGACTGTTGTCATTCTCATCCAGGATAAAAACATTCACAGTCACATTACTGCTCAGTGGAGGAACACCAGAGTCTGTGGCTTGAACTgtaaactgaaatgtttttatttcttcatagtTAAATGACTGCAAACTGTAAATATCTCCACTTTCTGGGTTTATGTTTATTATGGATGAGAGAGGAAAGCTTTTAGATTTTTCTAGTAATGAATAAGATATTTTAGCATTATCACCAACATCAGGATCAGAAGCAGATATTGTATAAAACACAGTTCCAACCTGACTGTTctcttttaaatatacattgaTTGACGACTCTGAAAAATGTGGTGCGTTGTCATTCACATCAGAAACTTGTACAGTAATGACAGATGTGCTTGAGAGAGGTGGGGTCCCTTCATCAGTAGCTGTAATAGTGATATTATACTGGGATGTCGTCTCTCTGTCGAGAGGTCCATCGACAACTAATgtgtaataatttttatatgaattCTGGACCCTAAATGGAACAGGTCCGGTGATTTTCAAGTTTACTTGGCCGTTTTTACCACTATCATTGTCTATCACCGTTATCATACCAACAGTTGTGTCAAGCTGAGCGTCCTCTTTTACCACGCTCACTAAAGAGGTAACAGATATTTCCGGTATATTATCATTCATATCATTTACTTCAACTAATACTTTGCAGTGTGCAGCCCTTGGTTTATGTCCTTTGTCTTTAGCTTGGACCCGAATttcaaatgcactttttttttcatagtcaAGCTCACCTTTTATTACGATTTCTCCAGTTTctggatttaaagaaaatacactAAGGTCTTGGTCGTTGCCTTGTCTATAAAAGTCATAAACGATCTCACCATTAAGACCCTCATCCTGATCACTTGCTTGTACTCTAACTACGACGGAACCCACAGGTGCATTCTCTTGTACGCGAGTTTTATAAAGAGATTTACTAAAAACTGGATTGTTATCATTAACATCCTCAACATTCACAATAATTCTGCATGACCCAGATTGTGGGGGTTTTCCTCCATCTATAGCAGTCAAAGTTAAGTGGATTACAGACTGCGTTTCTCGGTCTAATGACTTTTGAAGTACTAATTCCGTAGAGACACTCTGTTCTCTGCTACTCTGTacatccaaagaaaaaaaatcattttgatttAGCTTGTAGCTTTTTATTGAGTTACTGCCTATGTCTGCGTCAAACGCATTTTGTAACGGGAATCTCTCTCCTGGAAACGCTGACTCGGCAATAATTAAGTCAATTTCCGGTGGCTGAAATATTGGCTGATTGTCGTTAATATCTAATATATTGACTTCAATTCGGTAAATGTTTAGTGGCGAATTAACAATAATTTCCAAAGATAAAGAACATTTCGGTCTTTGTTCACATAAAGCTTCTCTGTCGATTCTATCCTTAACTTGAAGAACACCCGTCTTTGTATTCAAATCAAAATACCTTTTACTGTCTTCCGAAACGAGATGAACACCACGTCGTTCAAAATcctgtatattaatatttaaatcctTCGATACATTTCCGATTACAGTACCAGCTTTCGCCTCCTCTGGCAACGAATACACGATTTGCGCCTCCGCGGTGCTCCAGCAGTATAGAAGCAGTGAAAACCACAACCATATAAAAAATCCGTCTGCCCCTGTTGATGCCATTTTACATCAACATCGAGAACTGCCGAAACCAAATCCATAAAGCAGAAAACAAGCATCCAGTTGAACGATTGTTAAACTCCATAGGTGCACCATCGCGAGTTCAGAACAAAGCGGTCTGCCCTACAGAACACATCCCCCTTTACGTAAACGGAGGCGTCACAAAACCGAGAAATTATTTTCAGAGTGGAAAGATAGCGACATCGTGTGGAGAAGTACAAATTGTTCAGATATTAccgtttttctcagttgctttggatcATTTGTCTAATCATTCTTTATATTTGCAAATCTCAAGTGcgttctcaaaacaatgtgtacaaaccaCAAAATCCTTAGcacatctctcaaaagtaaatatttttgtcaattaACATCTAATTCCTATCaaaatgaaaagtccctttgtcattgatcacaaacaagatcgtcaaaatggttagtcatgttgtcagtatgactgcacaatttcagtatttcgtgatataaactacagtttggattacaatgattgaaaatgcacaaaattttacTTCCTTCTGTACGGCATCTATAAATTTCtaaaacacaaattcatttatttgattgcatatttgatttatattgatctGAAGAGACCTGACAGGATTcatacttttactgtactgcattagtatctgtttgtttcttggttgtttatccattttcagaaattgtaattttgtgttttgctctgttgccaAATAAAGGTACatgcagtttttctcagttgctttggagcgtttttcAGTTTAggaatgaaattctcaaaactagtTGTTCAACcaccacatcatttagtcatttgtgaacatcataagaacatttcttgttgctttgatcaaattgcgaatgtttttgtacatttatttaattgattgtgtacgagtgtctgctgtttcctacattattagaaagaaagaaagaaagaaagaaagaaagaaagaaagaaagaaagaaagaaagaaagaaagaaagaaagaaagaaagaaagaaattcttGGTATATGCTGGATTTAAatttcagcaccatggacaaAGACACCCAATAACTCTTCACTGATATGAACGCCAAATTACGTAAAACACGCCGTACCAACAATCTTAACAAActgatattaataaattaatcgGTAAGCaatgcatttgcatttttattatgtttatattgtaaatataaatgtacaagttattttccattttaaacTTTCATGGAAGAATAGACTGTGTTCTGCTGAAAGTCTTCCATCATTTCTACTTATTATTTCAGCGTCCACAAGTGGAAATGGTGCGGGGAAAACCACAACATCGCTATTCAGTGTGTCCAAGCTTAAACAAACATCATACTGCTGTGTAGACTTACAGTAAGACCAGCTTCCTTTAGGATTTGTCGTGATCACTTGGGCACTGTATTTGCTAAAACTGCCAGCTGTCCAGCAGCATGTTACACCTATTAAACTGCCAAGACTCGTATTTGCACAACtcaaaccacatcatcaagtttgctgatgacatgacaatggtctcatcagcaagaaagatgagtcagcatacatagaggaggtgcaacagttaacagcctggtgtaaaGCCagcaacctgtctctgaacgttgacaaaattAAAgtgatggttgttgacttcaggagaacacagatcGACCATTCTTCACTGATCATCAATGAATCCTCCttggagatcatcaagagcaccaaattccttggtatTCATCTGGCAGAGAACTTCACTTGGTcgcttaacaccagctccatcaccatgGAAGCCCAGCAGCaactctacttcctgagaaggctgaggaaaccCCATCTCCCTCCCCTATCTTGacaacacagtctcaccccacatcgtcacatatcgacgctgtggggTGAGACTGCCCTGCGAAGGGAGGTACCGTCTCTCTACGTCAAAAAGCGACGCGAagggggtaccctcggcgtcggatgtggacgccgtccgacgcaacatccacagcgtcgatatgtgacgctgTGGGGTGAGACTGCCCTGATCTTGACTacattctacagagggaccattgagagcatcctgagcagctgcatcattGCCTGGTTTGGGAAATGCAccgtagctttatgttgttcaatgtagcaccagggttctggaggaatgttgtctcatttcgctgtgttctgcatcagctatatatgtttgatatgacaataaaagcttcttgacttcttgaGAGAGTTGAGGGAGCAGTGAGTGTGGAGCTGCTTTAAGCAGAACTGTTTTTAGAACACTTAGGCTTTGTAATACGCGTTGATACCACTTGATAAAACTGagccaaaaacacaaaataatggtGAACGAACTGCACTAAATTAATGACACGCTTTGCTCTGTGACTACATGAGTTTGGCTTGTTACATTTATGTCCACAGGAGTAGTTAGCCATGCTATAATGTCTGAGTTTTAACATAAGATGGTCAGAGCAGCTATTTTATACATTGTGCACGCTGGCTAAGACAAATAGCagatctttatttttaagtgtGTCTGATAGATTGCTTTataatttaacattatttattatcaacAATTTATCTAGTCTCTTATCTTTCTccctcaaacacacagacatacacaaaaTGAGTGCCATAACTAGTTTTAGGATTTATCAATGTGgattttagttttattgtaataataaattatactttaattatactttttaaaactttttaatgtgTCTACCCTCATTCTTTCCTACCTATTACTAATTGACTTTAGTGCTTTTATGGAATAGGAGTTGGTATACAAATTTAAGGGCGTGCAAATATGGGTAGTATTTGTAATCAAATGTAGTGGGCAAGTCTGGGCCAAAATGCCAGGGCCGATTTCTTTTGTCCCAGTTCAATGCAGTGACACAggcttataaaaaaaacatactaaaactGTAACTTTAAAATTTACATCTTCAACATTAattactatttaaaatgttccaGATCTGGACGGTTTTCCTCCATCTACAGCATTGAGTATGAACTGAATCACAGACTTTTTCTTGTTCACTGCTCATTGCTCAGTTCATCCAGAGAAAAGTGTTAATTCTGGCTTAGTTTGTAACTCATTATTGTGTGATTGCCCACATCTACATCAGATGCACTTGGAGAAAGATATCTCTTTCCCCAGGAAATTCTGATTCGGAAatatttcattctgttttaGACAAAGGAAACGTTGGTGCATTCAAAGCGCTACATATTTAATAACGAGTTAACAAGTGCCTCTAATTCCAATGAACATTTTGTGTCTCGGTTGCAGACCTTGTCTCAGTCTATTCTTACTTTAATGTGTAAAAACCCTGTTTTTCTGAAATCCCAAGGTCTTGAAGATTTAGATTTAAATCCTTTGCTAAATTTTTGTTCCTGGTCTCACTTCCTCCAAAGTAATGTATGCAATCCGCACGTCTACTACACTCTACCTCGAACAAACATCCACAAAATGACACAACTCACCGTCAAAGCGGCCATAATTGGAAGTGTCACAtgtatctttaaaaaaacatcagcaaCAATGGCCATAA
It encodes:
- the LOC124392419 gene encoding protocadherin alpha-6-like yields the protein MASTGADGFFIWLWFSLLLYCWSTAEAQIVYSLPEEAKAGTVIGNVSKDLNINIQDFERRGVHLVSEDSKRYFDLNTKTGVLQVKDRIDREALCEQRPKCSLSLEIIVNSPLNIYRIEVNILDINDNQPIFQPPEIDLIIAESAFPGERFPLQNAFDADIGSNSIKSYKLNQNDFFSLDVQSSREQSVSTELVLQKSLDRETQSVIHLTLTAIDGGKPPQSGSCRIIVNVEDVNDNNPVFSKSLYKTRVQENAPVGSVVVRVQASDQDEGLNGEIVYDFYRQGNDQDLSVFSLNPETGEIVIKGELDYEKKSAFEIRVQAKDKGHKPRAAHCKVLVEVNDMNDNIPEISVTSLVSVVKEDAQLDTTVGMITVIDNDSGKNGQVNLKITGPVPFRVQNSYKNYYTLVVDGPLDRETTSQYNITITATDEGTPPLSSTSVITVQVSDVNDNAPHFSESSINVYLKENSQVGTVFYTISASDPDVGDNAKISYSLLEKSKSFPLSSIININPESGDIYSLQSFNYEEIKTFQFTVQATDSGVPPLSSNVTVNVFILDENDNSPGILVPYSDHGSVYSENIPYSAEAGYFVAKIRAVDSDSGYNALLSYHISEPKGNNLFRIGTSSGEIRTKRRMSDNDLKTHPLVILVSDHGEPSLSTTVSFDVSVSEHTGDIKTQFKHAPIKEDSFSDLNMYLLIAIVSVSVIFLLTVISLIAVKCCRTDSSFSRYRTPVINTHPDGSWSYSKSTQQYDVCFSSDTLKSDVVVFPAQILPSDAELISINEGDAFNKTQTLPTNGKVRMK